From Dehalococcoidia bacterium, one genomic window encodes:
- the tilS gene encoding tRNA lysidine(34) synthetase TilS, protein MASSLLRRIESRVLRFVQEEGAILPQERVLVAISGGPDSTALLLVLSSLRQALGLTLWAAYFDHRLRPPQDVADDIAYCRDLCHSLAVPLATGEGDVRAHARAYRLSLEEAARQLRYRFLKEEAVRVGAQVVAVGHTRTDQAETVLLHLVRGAGIDGLAAMRPRSPWPLGEGPALVRPLLVLSREDTEAYCREAGLSPRRDPTNEQLAPLRNRIRHRVMPVLRQLNPRVEEALCRVARAAAQMVDLLDAEAEAAWGRLAHVRPEGVALNREGLLALPSAVAGRLLVRAHRLLLPGGQGLSSYHWQRGLALARRGRGRLNLPGRLVLQVGPQEVWMGRPPPTLPPLAETPLRVPGVTEVGGWRFRSAIVVPPPRPPVGGPLEAYLDLDALGSPLIITSRRPGDRIRPLGLKGEKKVQDLLVDAKVPAFLRDGIPILRCPWGIAWVVGLRLDERAALTTRSRRALHLRAEPPPGFSLPVRPPPK, encoded by the coding sequence ATGGCCTCTAGCCTGCTGCGGCGCATAGAGTCCCGCGTATTACGCTTCGTGCAGGAGGAAGGGGCCATCCTGCCGCAGGAAAGGGTATTGGTGGCCATCTCCGGCGGCCCCGATTCCACCGCCCTCCTCCTCGTCCTCTCCTCCTTAAGGCAGGCCTTGGGCCTCACCTTATGGGCGGCCTACTTCGACCACCGCCTGCGCCCGCCTCAGGACGTGGCCGATGACATAGCCTACTGCCGAGACCTATGCCACTCCTTGGCAGTGCCTCTAGCCACCGGGGAGGGGGACGTGCGTGCCCATGCCCGTGCCTATCGCCTCTCGCTGGAGGAGGCGGCACGTCAGCTGAGGTACCGGTTCCTGAAGGAGGAGGCGGTTCGCGTGGGGGCACAGGTGGTGGCCGTGGGCCACACCCGCACCGACCAGGCGGAGACCGTGCTTCTCCACTTGGTGCGGGGGGCAGGGATAGATGGCCTGGCGGCTATGCGTCCCCGCTCCCCCTGGCCCCTGGGGGAGGGGCCGGCCCTCGTCCGCCCCCTCCTAGTCTTGAGCAGGGAGGATACCGAGGCCTATTGTCGGGAAGCGGGGCTCTCCCCCCGCCGTGACCCTACCAATGAGCAGCTAGCCCCACTGCGCAACCGCATTCGCCACCGGGTAATGCCCGTCCTGCGCCAGCTCAATCCGCGGGTGGAGGAGGCCTTATGCCGGGTGGCCAGGGCTGCGGCCCAGATGGTGGACCTGCTGGATGCAGAGGCGGAGGCGGCTTGGGGCCGTCTAGCCCATGTGCGCCCAGAGGGTGTGGCGCTAAATAGGGAAGGGCTTTTGGCCCTGCCCTCCGCAGTGGCCGGTCGTCTCCTGGTGCGGGCCCACCGGCTGCTCCTGCCAGGTGGCCAGGGCCTCTCCTCCTATCACTGGCAGAGGGGGCTGGCCCTGGCCCGCCGCGGGAGGGGACGTCTCAACTTGCCGGGGCGGCTGGTGCTGCAGGTGGGGCCGCAGGAGGTATGGATGGGAAGGCCGCCCCCCACCCTTCCGCCCCTGGCGGAGACGCCTCTGCGTGTGCCTGGGGTGACAGAGGTGGGGGGGTGGCGCTTCCGGTCCGCCATCGTCGTCCCTCCCCCTCGCCCTCCCGTGGGCGGGCCCTTGGAGGCCTATCTCGACCTGGATGCTCTGGGCTCGCCCCTCATCATCACCTCTCGTCGCCCAGGCGACCGTATTCGCCCCCTGGGCCTTAAGGGCGAGAAAAAGGTTCAGGACCTGTTGGTGGATGCCAAGGTGCCCGCGTTCCTACGGGACGGGATCCCTATATTGCGGTGCCCATGGGGCATCGCCT
- a CDS encoding septum formation initiator family protein, protein MRWAIPEGVVVRAILALAAVGAVYFLVTGVVDALRAYEARQEVKKWEAEVEELRLRQQALESLRQFMESDEFVEMMARSYLGLVRKGERGIVVISPSPTPAPAAVPEPWWEALLPR, encoded by the coding sequence ATGAGGTGGGCTATCCCCGAAGGTGTGGTGGTGCGGGCCATCCTGGCGCTGGCGGCGGTGGGGGCCGTCTATTTCCTGGTGACGGGAGTGGTGGACGCCCTGCGGGCCTATGAGGCCAGGCAGGAGGTGAAAAAGTGGGAGGCGGAGGTGGAGGAGCTGCGGTTGCGCCAGCAGGCCCTAGAGTCCCTGCGCCAGTTCATGGAATCGGACGAATTTGTAGAGATGATGGCTCGTAGCTATTTGGGCCTAGTGCGGAAGGGGGAAAGGGGCATCGTCGTCATCTCCCCCTCGCCCACCCCGGCGCCGGCGGCTGTCCCCGAGCCCTGGTGGGAGGCACTGTTGCCTCGTTGA
- a CDS encoding histidine phosphatase family protein yields MRLFLVRHGETDYNRQGLALGRADVPLNEQGRRQALLLAQALAGEPVRAVYSSPLRRCLDTAQEIARRHGLPVEPLPAVIEMDIGEAEGLTYAQVRERFPDLLQRWLGPDPTAATMPGGEGLVAVQERAWQAIQALAERHLQDTVVVVTHNFVILSILTRALGMPLSSFRRLRHEVGAISLLEIDGEVMTLVRLNDTCHLRLQEGGA; encoded by the coding sequence GTGCGGCTCTTCCTGGTGCGCCACGGCGAGACGGATTATAACCGCCAGGGCTTGGCCTTGGGTCGTGCCGATGTCCCCCTCAACGAGCAGGGACGTCGCCAGGCGCTGCTGCTGGCTCAGGCCCTGGCGGGGGAGCCGGTGCGGGCCGTCTACTCCAGCCCTCTACGCCGCTGTCTGGACACGGCCCAGGAGATCGCGCGCCGCCATGGCCTCCCGGTGGAGCCCCTGCCGGCCGTCATTGAGATGGACATTGGGGAGGCGGAGGGGCTCACTTATGCCCAAGTGCGGGAGCGGTTCCCCGACCTTCTGCAGAGGTGGCTGGGGCCCGACCCCACCGCCGCTACCATGCCTGGGGGCGAGGGGCTAGTGGCGGTGCAGGAGCGGGCCTGGCAGGCCATCCAGGCCTTGGCCGAGCGCCATCTACAGGACACAGTGGTGGTGGTCACACATAACTTTGTCATCCTCTCCATCCTTACTCGGGCTTTAGGGATGCCCCTCTCCTCCTTCCGTCGCCTGCGGCACGAGGTGGGGGCCATCTCCTTGCTGGAGATAGACGGGGAGGTGATGACCCTGGTGCGCCTCAACGATACCTGCCATCTCCGTCTCCAGGAGGGGGGCGCATGA